A genomic segment from Sebaldella sp. S0638 encodes:
- a CDS encoding lipopolysaccharide biosynthesis protein, whose protein sequence is MNDSLDFITVIKVLYRNKMLILIIAAVTVICTLAYLMTKKDFKTTMNLYSNDRVLKEINEPPVFSLNSFEFYKYLKENSKKLSLLDIDDDNFYSSISKKITLESDNNSPNVKIQFNTKVKNDGKEFAREFADLANKYLNDKKSIYLSSQIKALDEQFLYLKQNIDLSQTKDPLIDSTISKLSYYRLLDKDKTPLLKLIDYQTKASKNKKLILALSLFLGLAFGILIAFIREFLKTVNWKDIKEN, encoded by the coding sequence ATGAATGACAGTTTAGATTTTATAACAGTCATCAAAGTATTATATAGAAATAAGATGCTTATCCTTATTATTGCTGCTGTTACAGTCATTTGTACTTTAGCCTACCTTATGACAAAAAAGGATTTTAAAACCACAATGAATTTATACAGTAATGACAGAGTTTTGAAGGAAATAAACGAACCGCCTGTTTTTTCACTTAACTCCTTTGAATTTTATAAATATCTGAAAGAAAATTCAAAAAAATTATCACTTCTGGATATTGATGATGACAATTTTTATTCAAGTATCTCAAAAAAAATTACTCTTGAAAGTGACAATAACAGTCCTAATGTAAAAATTCAATTTAATACTAAAGTAAAAAATGACGGAAAAGAATTTGCAAGAGAATTCGCGGATCTGGCAAACAAATATCTTAATGATAAAAAAAGTATTTATCTTTCAAGCCAGATTAAAGCACTTGACGAACAGTTTTTATATTTGAAACAAAATATTGATCTTTCACAAACAAAAGATCCGCTCATTGATTCTACAATATCAAAACTGTCTTATTACAGACTGCTTGACAAAGATAAGACTCCTTTGTTAAAATTAATAGATTACCAGACAAAAGCTTCTAAGAATAAAAAATTAATTCTGGCTTTATCACTATTTTTAGGTCTTGCCTTTGGTATTTTAATTGCTTTTATCAGAGAATTTTTGAAAACAGTAAACTGGAAAGACATAAAAGAAAATTAA
- a CDS encoding queuosine precursor transporter, translated as MHILFYNEILWFLSMLINFLLILLAYRLWGKIGLFIFIPISTILANVQVIKQVDLFGFHGTMGDILYCGIFLVSDILSENYGKKMARNTIYIGFFSLISTTVIMILSLKILPNEYDTSQSSLEFIFGFLPRITVASLTAFLVSQTYDVWAYQFWREKFPEFKHIWIRNNFSTLASQFIDGIIFTIIAFSGVFEFSYMVKIFITSYLLKTIVSIFDTPFVYVAAVLKNKNKIKEI; from the coding sequence ATGCATATTTTATTTTACAATGAAATACTTTGGTTTTTATCAATGCTTATTAACTTTTTACTAATTCTGCTCGCATACAGATTATGGGGAAAAATAGGACTATTTATTTTCATTCCCATATCTACTATACTGGCAAATGTACAAGTCATAAAACAAGTTGATCTCTTTGGATTTCACGGAACAATGGGGGACATTTTATATTGCGGAATCTTTCTTGTTTCTGATATTCTCTCAGAAAATTATGGAAAAAAAATGGCAAGAAATACTATTTACATTGGTTTCTTTTCATTAATTTCTACTACTGTAATTATGATATTGTCTTTAAAAATACTTCCAAATGAGTATGACACATCACAGTCAAGCCTTGAATTCATATTTGGATTTCTGCCCAGAATAACCGTGGCAAGCCTCACTGCTTTTTTAGTATCACAAACTTATGATGTCTGGGCTTACCAGTTTTGGAGAGAAAAATTCCCCGAATTTAAGCATATTTGGATTAGAAATAACTTTAGTACTCTGGCAAGTCAGTTTATTGACGGTATCATATTTACAATCATAGCATTTTCTGGAGTTTTTGAATTTTCATATATGGTGAAAATTTTTATAACATCATATCTCCTAAAAACTATAGTTTCTATATTCGATACTCCGTTTGTTTATGTTGCCGCTGTATTAAAAAACAAAAATAAAATCAAAGAAATATAG